In Camarhynchus parvulus chromosome 21, STF_HiC, whole genome shotgun sequence, a genomic segment contains:
- the RAP1GAP gene encoding rap1 GTPase-activating protein 1 isoform X2, with protein MAQQRHAIPPPLKTEEDYIPYPSVHEVLGREGPFPLILLPQFGGYWIEGTNHQLSGAPDSPPTPVPGTRAKLEGNHTAKIYRKHFLGKEHFNYYSLDPALGHLVFSLKYDEQEQLHLLLRTRARTLHDVVPISCLAEFPNVVQMAKLVCEDVNVDRFYPVLYPKASRLILAFDEHVLSNHFKFGVIYQKLGQTSEEELFGTTEESPAFAEFLDVLGQRVQLRDFKGFRGGLDVTHGQTGSESVYCHFRDKEIMFHVSTKLPYTEGDAQQLQRKRHIGNDIVAIVFQDENTPFVPDMIASNFLHAFVVVQLEQGGTQGTLYKVSVTARDDVPFFGPPLPDPAVFRKGPEFQEFLLTKLINAEYACYRAEKFAKLEERTRAALLETLHEELQARSQAMLGLSPDDERPDNGGAAPGFFESFKSLLVPGSRRGRRGSAIGLGSVEEALLVPGKSPSRRRPGPLGSRRSSAIGIESIQEAPAGRDGPAAADGSSSTHSSPESRRNPDRSRSWHRDRGHGDRRALGWEWLGTGGHWDGVATGQGGTRMG; from the exons atggcCCAGCAGCGCCATGCCATCCCCCCACCTCTCAAG ACGGAGGAGGATTACATCCCCTACCCCAGCGTGCACGAG gtGCTGGGCCGGGAGGGGCCGTTCCCCCTCATCCTCCTGCCGCAGTTCGGGGGTTACTGGATTGAGGGCACCAACCACCAGCTGAGCGGGGCCCCCGACTCGCCCCCCACGCCGGTGCCCGGCACCCGGGCAAAGCTGGAGGGCAACCACACGGCCAAGATCTACCGCAAGCACTTCCTGGGCAAG gagCACTTCAACTACTACTCGCTGGACCCGGCGCTGGGACACCTGGTCTTCTCCCTCAAGTACGacgagcaggagcagctccacctGCTGCTGCG CACCCGTGCCCGCACCCTGCACGATGTGGTGCCCATCTCCTGCCTGGCCGAGTTCCCCAACGTGGTGCAGATGGCCAAG CTGGTGTGCGAGGACGTCAATGTGGATCGCTTCTACCCCGTGCTCTATCCCAAG GCATCCCGCCTCATCCTCGCCTTTGATGAGCACGTGCTCAGCAACCACTTCAAATTTGGGGTCATCTACCAAAAACTGGGGCAG ACCTCCGAGGAGGAGCTCTTCGGCACCACGGAGGAGAGCCCGGCCTTCGCCGAATTCCTCGACGTCCTGGGTCAGCGGGTGCAGCTGCGGGACTTCAAGGG GTTCCGAGGGGGGCTGGATGTGACCCACGGGCAGACGGGCAGCGAGTCGGTCTATTGCCACTTCCGTGACAAGGAGATCATGTTCCACGTCTCCACCAAACTGCCCTACACCGAGGGGGACGCCCAGCAG ctgcagcGGAAGCGTCACATCGGCAACGACATCGTGGCCATCGTCTTCCAGGACGAGAACACGCCGTTCGTCCCCGACATGATCGCCTCCAACTTCCTCCACGCCTTCGTGgtggtgcagctggagcaggggggcACCCAGGGCACCCTCTACAAG GTCTCTGTCACCGCCCGTGACGACGTGCCCTTCTTCGGCCCGCCGCTGCCCGACCCCGCCGTCTTCAGGAAG GGCCCCGAGTTCCAGGAGTTCCTGCTGACCAAGCTCATCAACGCCGAGTACGCCTGCTACCGTGCCGAGAAGTTCGCCAAGCTGGAG GAGCGGACGCGGGCGGCGCTGCTGGAGACGCTGCACGAGGAGCTGCAGGCGCGCAGCCAGGCcatgctggggctcagcccggACGACGAGCGCCCCGACAACGGCGGCGCCGCCCCGGGCTTCTTCGAGTCCTTCAAG TCGCTGCTGGTGCCCGGGAGCCGCCGGGGACGCCGCGGCAGCGCCATCGGGCTGGGCTCGGTGGAAGAG GCGCTGCTGGTGCCCGGGAAGAGCCCGTCACGGCGGCGGCCCGGCCCCCTCGGCTCCCGCCGCTCCAGCGCCATCGGCATCGAGAGCATCCAGGAGGCGCCGGCCGGCAG GGACGGCCCCGCAGCCGCCGACGGCTCCAGCTCCACACACAGCTCCCCCGAGAGCCGCCGGAACCCCGACAGGTCCCGCAGCTGGCACCGGGAtcggggacacggggacaggagGGCACTGGGGTGGGAATGGTTGGGGACTGGAGGACACTGGGATGGTGTGGCAACGGGACAGGGTGGCACCAGGATGGGGTGA
- the RAP1GAP gene encoding rap1 GTPase-activating protein 1 isoform X1 — MAQQRHAIPPPLKTEEDYIPYPSVHEVLGREGPFPLILLPQFGGYWIEGTNHQLSGAPDSPPTPVPGTRAKLEGNHTAKIYRKHFLGKEHFNYYSLDPALGHLVFSLKYDEQEQLHLLLRTRARTLHDVVPISCLAEFPNVVQMAKLVCEDVNVDRFYPVLYPKASRLILAFDEHVLSNHFKFGVIYQKLGQVQGGVGGGQGGGSPWVALAPIPTPLQTSEEELFGTTEESPAFAEFLDVLGQRVQLRDFKGFRGGLDVTHGQTGSESVYCHFRDKEIMFHVSTKLPYTEGDAQQLQRKRHIGNDIVAIVFQDENTPFVPDMIASNFLHAFVVVQLEQGGTQGTLYKVSVTARDDVPFFGPPLPDPAVFRKGPEFQEFLLTKLINAEYACYRAEKFAKLEERTRAALLETLHEELQARSQAMLGLSPDDERPDNGGAAPGFFESFKSLLVPGSRRGRRGSAIGLGSVEEALLVPGKSPSRRRPGPLGSRRSSAIGIESIQEAPAGRDGPAAADGSSSTHSSPESRRNPDRAEKPEPPDFSRSSSSASSFGSAAEEPGEPGRESRSPSGSHRDAFTDTPWPDDPPGTPPGRRPPDPPCPEIKIQLEQPPHNPGS, encoded by the exons atggcCCAGCAGCGCCATGCCATCCCCCCACCTCTCAAG ACGGAGGAGGATTACATCCCCTACCCCAGCGTGCACGAG gtGCTGGGCCGGGAGGGGCCGTTCCCCCTCATCCTCCTGCCGCAGTTCGGGGGTTACTGGATTGAGGGCACCAACCACCAGCTGAGCGGGGCCCCCGACTCGCCCCCCACGCCGGTGCCCGGCACCCGGGCAAAGCTGGAGGGCAACCACACGGCCAAGATCTACCGCAAGCACTTCCTGGGCAAG gagCACTTCAACTACTACTCGCTGGACCCGGCGCTGGGACACCTGGTCTTCTCCCTCAAGTACGacgagcaggagcagctccacctGCTGCTGCG CACCCGTGCCCGCACCCTGCACGATGTGGTGCCCATCTCCTGCCTGGCCGAGTTCCCCAACGTGGTGCAGATGGCCAAG CTGGTGTGCGAGGACGTCAATGTGGATCGCTTCTACCCCGTGCTCTATCCCAAG GCATCCCGCCTCATCCTCGCCTTTGATGAGCACGTGCTCAGCAACCACTTCAAATTTGGGGTCATCTACCAAAAACTGGGGCAGGTACAgggtggggtgggtgggggtcagggtgggggGAGTCcctgggtggcactggcaccCATCCCCACCCCGCTGCAGACCTCCGAGGAGGAGCTCTTCGGCACCACGGAGGAGAGCCCGGCCTTCGCCGAATTCCTCGACGTCCTGGGTCAGCGGGTGCAGCTGCGGGACTTCAAGGG GTTCCGAGGGGGGCTGGATGTGACCCACGGGCAGACGGGCAGCGAGTCGGTCTATTGCCACTTCCGTGACAAGGAGATCATGTTCCACGTCTCCACCAAACTGCCCTACACCGAGGGGGACGCCCAGCAG ctgcagcGGAAGCGTCACATCGGCAACGACATCGTGGCCATCGTCTTCCAGGACGAGAACACGCCGTTCGTCCCCGACATGATCGCCTCCAACTTCCTCCACGCCTTCGTGgtggtgcagctggagcaggggggcACCCAGGGCACCCTCTACAAG GTCTCTGTCACCGCCCGTGACGACGTGCCCTTCTTCGGCCCGCCGCTGCCCGACCCCGCCGTCTTCAGGAAG GGCCCCGAGTTCCAGGAGTTCCTGCTGACCAAGCTCATCAACGCCGAGTACGCCTGCTACCGTGCCGAGAAGTTCGCCAAGCTGGAG GAGCGGACGCGGGCGGCGCTGCTGGAGACGCTGCACGAGGAGCTGCAGGCGCGCAGCCAGGCcatgctggggctcagcccggACGACGAGCGCCCCGACAACGGCGGCGCCGCCCCGGGCTTCTTCGAGTCCTTCAAG TCGCTGCTGGTGCCCGGGAGCCGCCGGGGACGCCGCGGCAGCGCCATCGGGCTGGGCTCGGTGGAAGAG GCGCTGCTGGTGCCCGGGAAGAGCCCGTCACGGCGGCGGCCCGGCCCCCTCGGCTCCCGCCGCTCCAGCGCCATCGGCATCGAGAGCATCCAGGAGGCGCCGGCCGGCAG GGACGGCCCCGCAGCCGCCGACGGCTCCAGCTCCACACACAGCTCCCCCGAGAGCCGCCGGAACCCCGACAG GGCCGAGAAGCCGGAGCCGCCGGATTTCTCCCGCTCCTCCTCCAGCGCCAGCAGCTTCGGCAGCGCCGCGGAGGAGCCCGGCGAGCCGGGACGG GAGAGCCGCTCGCCCTCGGGGAGCCACCGCGACGCCTTCACGGACACCCCCTGGCCGGAtgacccccccgggacccccccag GCCGCCGGCCGCCTGACCCCCCCTGCCCTGAGATCaaaatccagctggagcagccccccCATAACCCG GGCTCATAG